In the genome of Streptomyces sp. Q6, the window AGCGCCGGCAGGGCGCCGAAGCCGACGACGATCGCGGTGAGCGCCGAGCCCGGCTGGGCGACCCGCTCGTCGGCGTCGGAGGACACGAAGTCGCCGAGGGCGAGCACGAGCCCGAACAGGCCGGGCCCGAGGGCGAGGCCGAGCGTCTCGCCCGCGGTCCACAGTCCGGTGAAGACGCCGGCCCTGCGCCGCCCGCTCCGGTAGGCGTCGGCGGCGATCGCGTCGCCCAGCATCGCCATCGGCAGCATCTGCATGCCCGCGTACCCGACACCGGCCAGGGCCACGGCGACGTACACGAGCGAGGGCGGCAGCTCCCGGCCCGCCGCCGCGCCCAGCGCCCCGGCCAGGAAACACAGCGACGCCCCGACCGCCGCGTTGCGCTTGCCCGTGCGGCGTCCGACGGCGAGCCAGAGCGGCATCGCGAGGAGGGACGGGACGATGAGGCAGGCGAACAGCCAGGTCGTGGCGGACGGCCGGTCGAGGATGTACGTGGCGAAGTACTGGGTGCCCGCGAGCATCAGGCCGGTCGCGGCGGCCTGTACGACGAAGGCGCCGAGCAGCCAGGCGAAGGGGGCGTTGCCGCGGGCGGCGCGCAGTTGCGCGCGCAGGCTCGGCTCGCTCGTGGTCCGTACGGCGCTCTTCGCGCCGGCGGTCGCGACGACGGCGGCGCACATCCCCACGGCGAGGATCGCGCCGACGACCACGCCCATCAGCCGGTATCCGCCCGCACTCCCCCGGTCGTCGCCGTCGGCCCCGGCGAGCAGCGGCGCGAGCGCCCCGGACAGCAGGATCGCGACCCCGAGGAAGGCCACCCGCCAGGACATGACGCGGGCGCGCTCGTCGGGATCGGCGGTGAGTTCCGCGGGCAGGGCCACGTACGGCACCTGGAAGCAGGCGTACGCGGAGGCCGTGAGCAGGAAGAGCACGGCGACGTACGCGGCGGCGGCCCCGCCTTCGAGGCCCGCGGGCGCCGCGAACATGGCGGCGAAGCAGAGGGGCAGGGTGAGCGCCCCGAGCAGCATCCAGGAGCGGCGCGGGCCGAGGCGGGCGCCGGTGCTGCGGTCGGAGAGGCTGCCTATCCACGGGTTGAGCAGGACGTCCCACGCTTTGGGCAGGAAGACGAGCAGGCCGGCGATGCCCGCGCTCACCCCGAGGACGTCGGTGAGGTAGTAGAGCAGCAGCAGGCCGGGGACGGTGCCGAAGGTGCCGGTGGCGAAGGAGCCGAGGCCGTAGCCGATCCGCACCCTCGACGGGAGACCTGTTGGGGACATGGCCAGAACCTAGTCATGATCCCCGGGAACGCACCAGGCCCGAAGCAGAACAATGTTCATGTTCTGCTTCGGGCCTGCGAAGGTGCTGTGGGCGAGAAGCTCAGGCCTCGTCGCGGCGCAGCGAGGGCTTCAGGTCCTTGAAGCGGGCCAGAAGTCCGTTGATGAACGCCGGTGAATCGTCGGTGGAGAACTCCTTGGCCAGCGAGACGGCCTCGTCGATCACCACGGCGTCCGGGGTCCCGTCGACCCAGACCAGCTCATAGGCGCCGATCCGCACGATGTTGCGGTCCACGACCGGCATCCGGTCGAGGGTCCAGCCGACGGCGTACTGCGAGATGAGGTCGTCGATACGGCGCACCTTGGTGGCGTACCCCTCGACGAGCTCCATCGTGTACTCGCTGACGGGCGGCTGGCGCGTGTCGCTGCGGGAGTGCCGGATCCAGTCCGCGAGGACGACATCGACGGACTCGCCGCGCTGGTCGGCCTCGAAGAGGATCTGGAAGGCGCGCTTACGGGCCGTATTACGGGCAGCCACGGTTAGCTGTTCACCCGGCCGAGGTAGCTGCTGTCACGGGTGTCGACCTTGATCTTCTCGCCCGTGGTGATGAAGAGCGGCACCTGGATCTGGTGGCCGGTCTCCAGCGTGGCGGGCTTGGTGCCACCGGTGGAGCGGTCGCCCTGGACACCCGGCTCGGTCTCCTGGATGACGAGCTCGACGGCGGCCGGCAGCTCGACGAAGAGCACCGAGCCCTCGTGCTGCGCGACGGAGGCGTTGAAGCCCTCGATCAGGAAGTTGGCGGCGTCGCCGACCGCCTTCTTGTCGACGTGCAGCTGGTCGTAGGTCTCCATGTCCATGAAGACGAAGTACTCGCCGTCCATGTAGGAGAACTGCATGTCGCGCTTGTCGATCGTGGCCGTCTCGACCTTGACGCCGGCGTTGAACGTCTTGTCGACGACCTTGCCGGAGAGCACGTTCTTCAGCTTGGTGCGCACGAAGGCCGGGCCCTTGCCGGGCTTGACGTGCTGGAACTCGACGACGGACCAGAGCTGGCCGCCTTCGAGCTTGAGCACCAGGCCGTTCTTGAGGTCGTTCGTGGAAGCCACGGTTGCGGAATCTCCTGGACTGACGTGGACGACCCCGGGGGCACGCGAGCAGCCCGAAGGCTAGAGCGCGAGCAGCTCCTTGGTCGTGATGGTGAGTAGCTCGGGTCCGCCGTCCGCCTCTGGGCGGACGACGAGCGTGTCATCGATCCGGACACCGCCCCGGCCCGGGAGGTGGACCCCCGGTTCGACGGTGACCGGCACACAAGCGTCAAGTTTACCCATGGCCGCGGGGGCGAGCTGCGGGTCCTCGTCGATTTCGAGTCCCACCCCGTGTCCGGTCAGCTGGGCGAGCCCGTCACCGTACCCCGCGGAGTCCAGTACGTGGCGGGCGGCCCGGTCCACCTCACGGCACTCGGCACCGGGCACCAGGGCCTCCCGACCGGCCCGCTGAGCTGCGAAGACAAGGTCGTAGAGCTCGATCTGCCAGTCCGCGGGCGAGGTCCCGATGACGAAGGTGCGACCGATCTCGCTGCGGTATCCGCGATAGGTGGCGCCCAGACACACGGACAGGAAGTCGCCCTCCTCGACCCGGCGGTCGCTGGGCCGGTGCGCGGATCGTCCGGAGTTCGGTCCCGTTCCCACCGACGTCGGGAAGGCGGGCCCGTCGGCACCATGGTCGACAAGTCGACGTTCCAGCTCCAGGGCGAGATGCCGCTCGGTCCGGCCGACGAGGATCGACTCCAGGAGCTCACCGAGTGCCTGGTCGGCGATCTCGGCCGCGATCCTGAGGCAGGAGATCTCCTCCTCGTCCTTGACGAGCCGCAGCTGCTCGACGGCCTTGTTCAGGTCGGTGAGGCGCAGCCGTGGCGCGACGGAGCCGAGCTGGCGGTGGCGGGCCACCGTCAGGTGGTGCTCCTCGACGGCGAGCGAGTCGATGCCCTGGGCCGCGGCCACGTCGGCGGCGGCCACGGCCGGATCACCGGCGGACCCGGCGAGCAGCTGCACCGCAGCTCCTCGTCGGCCCGGCCCTCGTCGGTCTGGCCGCTGGGCGGACGCGCGCACAGCAGGACGTCGCCGCTGCCGCCGATCTCCCGGCCCAGTAGCAGGACCGCGCCGGGCGGCGCCGCGCCGGCGAGATAGCGGACATTGGCGGACCGCGACACGAGGGCGGCCGCGCTGCCACCCGCTGTCGCGCGCTCTCTGAGCCGGTCCCGGCGGGCCGCGTACACCTCTGACATGAGGCCGAGCGTACGAGCGGGCGCGGGAACCGGCCGGTTCAGCGCGTCCGGACGGGCGTCGGGGCGTTCGTTCCCCGGGGTGCGGTCACCACTGGGGTGGGCTGGCGATGGCGCGGGCGAGGACCTCGTCGAGGACCTGCGCGGTGCCGGGCACGTCGAGGCCCGAGTTGTCGATGATGGGCAGCCCCGAGCCGTACCAGCCCGCCATGCGGCCGTGGATCCGGGCGACTTCCTCGTCGGTGAGGCGGCGGTTGCCGCTGCGCTGCGCGTTGCGTTCGAGGACGACCTCGAGCCCGGGGAGCAGGACCACGGGGAGCAGCCCGGGGCCGACGTGCCGCTTCCAGCCGCCGAGCCCGACGACGGGCCGGTCGGGGAAGACGGCGTCGTCGAGGATGCAGGAGATCCCGTTCGCCAGGAAGTTGCGGGCGGCGAAGCCGCAGGTGCGGCGGGCCAGGCGGTACTGGGCCTCGCTGTTGTCGTTCCACCCCGTCTGCGGGTCGGCGAATCCGGAGCGGACCCATTCGCGTACGTCGTCGAGGCTGATGTGGGCCGTCGGGACGCGGCGGCGCTCCGCCCAGAACTTGGCGACGCTCGTCTTGCCGGCGCCGGCCGGGCCGATGAGCAGCACCGCGAGGGTGGTCGCGGTCGGGTCGGCGGGGGCCTGCGCGTGCGGCGGGCTCGGCACGGCGACGGGGCCGCCGGGCGGGAGCTGCACATGACCCGTGGTGTCACGCGCCGGACGCGGGGGCGCGTGCGGCGAGACCGGGGGTGGTGCGGTGCGCCGTTGAAACCCGGTGCGCCCGGGGGCTGCTGCGCCTGGTGCGCTGCCGTCCACGGGGTGCCAGGGCCGTGCCCGGGCTGATGGGGCGGTGGCAGCGGAGACCCCACTGCGTGCTGCATCCGGTGCCACTCCGTCTCGTACAACCGTCGCTGGGGCGCCGACGAACAGGGCGCTACCGAACGGTACCGTCCCCGGCCGACGTTGTGTGAACGGCCGGGGAGGTCGCAAAGTGCCCGAAGCTGAACGAGCGGTGCTATTCGGCCACTTCACCGTAGGCGGCGAGGAGGACGGCCGGGTCGGGACCCTCCAGGACGGTCGGCTTGCCGAGGCCGTCGAGCACGATGAAGCGCAGCAGGTCGCCGCGTGACTTCTTGTCGACCTTCATGTTCTCCAGGAGCTTGGGCCACTGGTCGTAGCGGTAGCTCAGCGGGAGACCGACGGACTCCAGGACGGCGCGGTGCCGGTCGGCGGTCGCGTCGTCCAACCGCCCTGCGAGGCGGCCCAGTTCGGCGGCGAAGTGCATGCCGACGGAGACGGCCGCGCCGTGCCGCCACTTGTAGCGCTCGTTCTTCTCGATGGCGTGGCCGAGGGTGTGCCCGTAGTTGAGGATCTCGCGCAGTCCGGCTTCCTTCAGGTCGCCGGAGACCACCTCGGCCTTGACCTTGATGGACCGTTCGATGAGCTCCGCGGTGTGCGGCCCCGCGGGCGTGCGGGCCGCCTGCGGGTCCTCCTCGATCAGCTCCAGGATCCGCGGGTCGGCGATGAAGCCGGCCTTGATGATCTCGGCGAGCCCGGACACGTAGTCGTGGACCGGGAGCGAGTCGAGGGCGGCCAGGTCGCACAGGACGCCGGCCGGCGGGTGGAAGGCGCCGACGAGGTTCTTGCCCTCGGCGGTGTTGATGCCGGTCTTGCCGCCGACGGCCGCGTCCACCATGGCGAGCACGGTGGTCGGGACGGCGATCCAGCGCACGCCGCGCAGCCAGGTCGCCGCGACGAACCCGGCGACGTCCGTGCTGGCGCCGCCGCCCACACCGACGATGACGTCGGAGCGCGTGAAGTTCGACTGCCCGAGCGCCTTCCAGCAGTAGGCGGCGACCTCGGCGGTCTTCGCCTCCTCCGCGTTCGGGATCTGGATGGCGATGGCCTCGTAGCCCTGGTCGGCGAGGTCGGCACGGAGCGCCTCGCCGGTCTCGGCGAGGGCCTCGGGGTGCACGACGGCGACCCGCTTCACCCGGTCGCCGATCAACGCGCCCAGTTCGCCCAGGAGTTGACGCCCCACCAGGACCTCGTACGGGTCGGTGCCGGCGGTGCCGCCGACCTGGATGCGCGTGACGTTCTCGCTCATGCCTGCTTCAACTCCAGTGCGTCGAGGACGGCTTGGGCGACCTCGTCGGGGGTGCGGCCGTCGGTGGCGACGACCACCCGGGCGACCTCGGTGTACAGATGCCGGCGCGCGTCCATCAACTCCCGCCACTGCTTACGGGGGTTGACGGCCAGCAGCGGCCGCGCGGCGTTCAGACCGGTCCGCTTGGCGGCCTCCTCGACGTCCATCGACAGGTAGACGACGTGGTGACCGGCGAGCAGTGCGCGGGTGTCGGCGTCGAGGATCGCGCCGCCGCCGAGCGCGAGGACGCCCTCGTGCTCGGCGATCGCGGCGGCGACGGCGGCCTTCTCCAGGGCGCGGAAGTGCGCCTCGCCCTCGTCGACGAAGATGTCCGCGATCGTCCGGCCCTGCGCGGTGACGATGTCGCCGTCGGTG includes:
- the nusB gene encoding transcription antitermination factor NusB, whose translation is MAARNTARKRAFQILFEADQRGESVDVVLADWIRHSRSDTRQPPVSEYTMELVEGYATKVRRIDDLISQYAVGWTLDRMPVVDRNIVRIGAYELVWVDGTPDAVVIDEAVSLAKEFSTDDSPAFINGLLARFKDLKPSLRRDEA
- the efp gene encoding elongation factor P; translation: MASTNDLKNGLVLKLEGGQLWSVVEFQHVKPGKGPAFVRTKLKNVLSGKVVDKTFNAGVKVETATIDKRDMQFSYMDGEYFVFMDMETYDQLHVDKKAVGDAANFLIEGFNASVAQHEGSVLFVELPAAVELVIQETEPGVQGDRSTGGTKPATLETGHQIQVPLFITTGEKIKVDTRDSSYLGRVNS
- a CDS encoding shikimate kinase, coding for MSGGPEVVLVGPMGVGKSTVGELLAERLGCAFRDTDGDIVTAQGRTIADIFVDEGEAHFRALEKAAVAAAIAEHEGVLALGGGAILDADTRALLAGHHVVYLSMDVEEAAKRTGLNAARPLLAVNPRKQWRELMDARRHLYTEVARVVVATDGRTPDEVAQAVLDALELKQA
- a CDS encoding MFS transporter, whose amino-acid sequence is MSPTGLPSRVRIGYGLGSFATGTFGTVPGLLLLYYLTDVLGVSAGIAGLLVFLPKAWDVLLNPWIGSLSDRSTGARLGPRRSWMLLGALTLPLCFAAMFAAPAGLEGGAAAAYVAVLFLLTASAYACFQVPYVALPAELTADPDERARVMSWRVAFLGVAILLSGALAPLLAGADGDDRGSAGGYRLMGVVVGAILAVGMCAAVVATAGAKSAVRTTSEPSLRAQLRAARGNAPFAWLLGAFVVQAAATGLMLAGTQYFATYILDRPSATTWLFACLIVPSLLAMPLWLAVGRRTGKRNAAVGASLCFLAGALGAAAGRELPPSLVYVAVALAGVGYAGMQMLPMAMLGDAIAADAYRSGRRRAGVFTGLWTAGETLGLALGPGLFGLVLALGDFVSSDADERVAQPGSALTAIVVGFGALPALLLVLSIPLLARYRLTEAELVRLRHESTERDEESV
- the aroB gene encoding 3-dehydroquinate synthase gives rise to the protein MSENVTRIQVGGTAGTDPYEVLVGRQLLGELGALIGDRVKRVAVVHPEALAETGEALRADLADQGYEAIAIQIPNAEEAKTAEVAAYCWKALGQSNFTRSDVIVGVGGGASTDVAGFVAATWLRGVRWIAVPTTVLAMVDAAVGGKTGINTAEGKNLVGAFHPPAGVLCDLAALDSLPVHDYVSGLAEIIKAGFIADPRILELIEEDPQAARTPAGPHTAELIERSIKVKAEVVSGDLKEAGLREILNYGHTLGHAIEKNERYKWRHGAAVSVGMHFAAELGRLAGRLDDATADRHRAVLESVGLPLSYRYDQWPKLLENMKVDKKSRGDLLRFIVLDGLGKPTVLEGPDPAVLLAAYGEVAE